The following proteins come from a genomic window of Novosphingobium sp. P6W:
- a CDS encoding M81 family metallopeptidase, with translation MRVSISQLVMETNTFAPIPLGLSAYEEMGIHHGDASAVAPEGVFATLALWRRLAESAGHEVIEGLAAQGQPGGRTLQNVYESFRDEILENIRAALPLDIILLNLHGAMSAGGHDDCEGDLLEQIRALVGPDVVIGVEVDLHCHTTTAMLRCSDILIAYKEYPHTDIAECAKEVFQLSIGTAEKRVKPVISVVDCKMVGLWHTTREPMVGFVDAMRAHEAAGDALSVSLGHGFPWGDVAEGGARLWVITDDQRERGDRLALELAQRFFDIRNETAPPLMAIDEALDHAIESGALPVVASDGADNPGGGAPSDSTFVLERILAKGVDNALIAFLHDPEAVRMLVDAGIGAKINLRIGGKTGPSSGNPVDLEIEVKAVLHNHFQSGLGLVWPLGTAVWVRAANQLDIVLTSVRSQPFDPSSLEKLGIDLAGKRLIVVKSTQHFHAGFAPLAKGGVIYIAAPGALTPDFANIPYTKKSLDYWPRSDAASPCLFSDWRNEA, from the coding sequence ATGCGCGTTTCTATTTCTCAGTTGGTGATGGAAACCAACACCTTTGCGCCGATCCCTTTGGGCCTTAGTGCATATGAAGAGATGGGCATCCATCATGGTGATGCCAGCGCCGTCGCGCCCGAGGGCGTCTTTGCGACCCTGGCGCTCTGGCGCCGCCTTGCGGAAAGCGCAGGTCATGAGGTGATCGAGGGTCTGGCGGCACAGGGCCAGCCGGGCGGACGCACCCTGCAGAATGTCTACGAAAGTTTCCGCGACGAAATTCTCGAGAATATTCGTGCCGCCCTGCCGCTCGACATCATCCTGCTCAATCTACACGGGGCAATGTCCGCGGGGGGCCATGATGATTGCGAAGGTGACCTGCTGGAACAGATCCGCGCCTTGGTCGGCCCGGACGTCGTCATAGGCGTGGAAGTGGACCTGCATTGCCATACAACGACAGCCATGTTGCGCTGTTCGGACATATTGATCGCCTACAAGGAATATCCGCACACCGACATCGCCGAGTGCGCGAAGGAGGTTTTCCAATTGTCGATCGGGACGGCGGAAAAGCGGGTCAAGCCTGTCATTTCCGTTGTCGATTGCAAGATGGTCGGCCTGTGGCACACGACGCGGGAGCCGATGGTTGGCTTCGTCGACGCGATGCGCGCGCACGAGGCCGCCGGCGATGCGCTGAGCGTCTCGCTCGGGCATGGTTTTCCATGGGGCGATGTCGCGGAAGGCGGCGCGCGCCTTTGGGTGATCACGGACGACCAGCGTGAAAGGGGCGATCGGCTCGCGCTGGAACTTGCCCAGCGCTTCTTCGATATCCGCAACGAAACGGCGCCGCCTTTGATGGCGATCGACGAAGCTCTGGACCACGCGATCGAAAGCGGGGCTTTGCCTGTCGTCGCCTCGGATGGCGCTGACAATCCAGGCGGCGGCGCGCCATCGGACAGCACTTTCGTTCTGGAGAGGATCCTCGCCAAGGGCGTGGATAATGCCCTTATCGCGTTTCTCCACGACCCTGAGGCGGTAAGGATGCTCGTCGATGCCGGTATCGGCGCAAAGATCAACCTCCGCATCGGGGGCAAGACCGGCCCTTCATCCGGAAACCCTGTCGATCTTGAGATTGAAGTTAAGGCCGTTCTGCATAACCATTTCCAGTCGGGCCTGGGCTTGGTGTGGCCACTCGGAACGGCGGTGTGGGTACGAGCCGCCAATCAGCTGGACATCGTGCTCACCAGCGTTCGCAGCCAGCCATTCGACCCGTCCAGCCTGGAGAAACTCGGGATTGATCTAGCCGGTAAACGGCTGATCGTGGTGAAGTCGACCCAGCACTTCCATGCTGGCTTCGCGCCCTTGGCGAAAGGCGGTGTCATCTACATCGCCGCGCCCGGCGCGCTGACCCCCGATTTCGCGAACATACCTTATACGAAGAAATCCCTCGATTATTGGCCGCGCAGTGATGCTGCGTCGCCGTGTTTGTTTTCAGACTGGAGAAATGAGGCATGA
- a CDS encoding FAD-binding oxidoreductase: MTNTFDIIIVGGGIAGFGMAAFLNENVRVLLLEKEAFPGVHATGRSAALFSETYGSEPIRALSRAGNGFLSNPPEAFQLKSPLHPRGCLYIATKEQEQRLLETASSPLMKAAAQVVSAEEATARCSILKPGYAAAALWEPGAQDIDVHAVLQSFVRKFRTSGGTVVTSAEVTAIVKCAEGWSVRTGELEYTAPIVVNAAGAWADQVAELAGIAPLGIQPFQRTAVLVDPPAGDEIGDWPCVIDIDENFYFKPDAGKLLLSPADEQPIAPCDAQPEELDIAIAVDRVEQATTLQVRRVEHRWAGLRSFAPDRLPVVGFDPRAPGFFWLAGQGGYGVQTAPALSRLAAALVAGESIPMDISDAGLDPSVLYPDRLVDHIATPRQAAAHS; this comes from the coding sequence ATGACAAATACGTTCGACATCATTATCGTCGGTGGTGGCATTGCTGGCTTTGGCATGGCCGCCTTCCTCAATGAGAATGTCCGTGTCCTGCTTCTGGAAAAAGAAGCGTTTCCCGGCGTTCACGCGACGGGTCGGTCCGCAGCATTGTTTTCCGAAACCTATGGCAGCGAACCGATCCGCGCGCTCTCGCGCGCAGGCAATGGCTTTCTTTCCAATCCTCCCGAGGCGTTTCAGTTAAAGTCACCGTTGCATCCGCGCGGATGCCTCTACATCGCGACCAAGGAACAGGAGCAACGGCTCTTGGAGACCGCTTCCAGCCCGCTGATGAAGGCCGCCGCGCAGGTCGTCTCGGCCGAGGAGGCAACGGCCCGATGCTCCATCCTTAAACCAGGTTATGCCGCAGCGGCGTTGTGGGAACCGGGCGCGCAGGACATCGATGTCCACGCAGTGCTGCAGTCGTTCGTCCGCAAGTTCCGCACCTCCGGCGGCACGGTCGTCACGAGTGCGGAAGTGACCGCGATCGTGAAGTGCGCTGAGGGGTGGAGCGTTCGCACTGGAGAGCTGGAGTATACTGCGCCGATCGTTGTCAACGCAGCCGGCGCGTGGGCGGATCAGGTCGCGGAACTGGCCGGCATCGCACCGTTGGGTATTCAGCCGTTTCAAAGGACGGCGGTGCTCGTCGATCCCCCTGCGGGTGATGAAATCGGCGACTGGCCGTGCGTCATCGATATTGACGAGAATTTCTATTTCAAACCGGACGCTGGCAAGTTGCTGCTGTCTCCAGCAGACGAGCAGCCCATCGCACCCTGTGACGCCCAACCCGAAGAACTGGACATCGCAATTGCGGTGGACCGCGTCGAGCAGGCGACAACGCTTCAGGTGCGCCGGGTGGAGCATCGCTGGGCGGGATTGCGTAGCTTCGCGCCCGATCGTTTGCCGGTGGTAGGGTTCGACCCAAGAGCGCCTGGCTTCTTCTGGTTGGCTGGTCAGGGTGGATATGGCGTCCAGACGGCCCCGGCGCTGAGCCGTCTTGCTGCTGCACTGGTCGCAGGAGAGAGCATCCCGATGGACATCAGTGACGCCGGGCTGGATCCGAGCGTGCTATATCCTGACCGCCTTGTAGACCATATCGCGACACCTCGGCAAGCTGCCGCCCACTCATAG
- a CDS encoding aldehyde dehydrogenase, giving the protein MATKQPEADWNKRARDLTWDGRALIHGQRIATSKEIEIFSPVDGRYLYNSGLCDAVMIDRAVRSSRSAFERGNWSGISPQARASKLLRLAELIVRDHEELALRDTLEMGKPIGVAVGEVAGLAPVLCRYYAECADKIYGEVPGTDQGSIAFSLREPRGVVAAIAPWNYPLANAIIKSLPALAAGNCVVLKPSEMTPGSALRFGELALEAGLPDGVLNVVPGDGIETGASLVSHSDIDMVTFTGSTATGRAIMALASSRHIRPVMLECGGKSPQIVFADAPPTPDLAPHILGEILVNQGQLCVARSRLLVHRSRKEELLAKLASLARQHVVGDPLDMGARFGPLAGTTQRDRVMSYISSAQQAGAHLVAGGASDRHCGVLPTIFDHVADDMAVVKEEIFGPVLTVQTFDTVDDAVRLANSTRYGLAATVWTEQYPVIHAMVRRLKCGQVTVRSSIEAFEGPGFALAGEPQGDSGFGGETGLDALRNYTAVKGVILAGGR; this is encoded by the coding sequence ATGGCAACCAAGCAGCCAGAAGCAGACTGGAACAAGCGCGCTCGCGATTTGACATGGGATGGCCGAGCGCTGATCCATGGCCAAAGGATAGCGACTTCAAAAGAAATCGAAATATTCTCACCGGTTGATGGTCGCTACCTTTATAATTCGGGGCTGTGCGATGCCGTGATGATCGACCGCGCAGTGCGATCGTCGCGGTCCGCTTTCGAGAGAGGGAACTGGAGCGGCATCAGCCCACAGGCTCGAGCGAGCAAGCTGTTGCGCCTCGCTGAACTCATTGTCCGCGATCACGAAGAACTTGCTCTTCGCGATACATTGGAAATGGGCAAGCCAATCGGCGTCGCCGTGGGCGAGGTCGCCGGGCTCGCGCCGGTTCTTTGCCGCTATTACGCCGAATGCGCCGACAAGATTTACGGCGAGGTTCCGGGAACAGATCAGGGCAGCATTGCCTTCAGCTTGCGCGAACCTCGCGGCGTTGTCGCGGCCATTGCGCCCTGGAACTATCCACTTGCCAATGCGATCATCAAGTCGCTTCCAGCTCTCGCCGCAGGCAATTGCGTGGTCCTCAAACCCTCGGAGATGACTCCCGGGTCGGCTTTACGCTTCGGCGAACTCGCACTCGAAGCCGGCTTGCCGGACGGTGTGCTCAACGTGGTGCCGGGAGACGGCATCGAAACAGGCGCCAGTCTCGTCAGCCATTCCGACATCGACATGGTGACCTTTACAGGTTCGACAGCAACCGGGCGCGCCATTATGGCACTTGCTTCGAGCCGGCACATTCGTCCCGTCATGCTCGAATGCGGCGGAAAATCTCCCCAGATCGTTTTTGCGGACGCGCCCCCCACACCCGATCTGGCGCCGCATATTCTCGGCGAGATCCTCGTCAATCAAGGGCAGCTCTGCGTCGCCAGAAGCCGCCTTCTGGTCCATCGCTCGAGGAAGGAGGAACTGCTCGCCAAACTCGCAAGCCTTGCACGACAGCATGTCGTGGGCGACCCGTTGGATATGGGCGCCCGGTTCGGGCCGCTCGCCGGGACGACGCAGCGCGACCGTGTCATGTCCTACATTTCGTCTGCTCAACAGGCCGGTGCCCATCTGGTGGCGGGCGGCGCGTCTGACCGACATTGCGGCGTCCTGCCGACGATTTTCGACCATGTCGCCGACGACATGGCTGTCGTCAAAGAAGAGATTTTCGGCCCGGTCCTTACGGTACAGACATTCGATACGGTGGACGATGCCGTCAGGCTGGCAAATTCGACGCGGTATGGGCTCGCCGCAACTGTCTGGACCGAGCAATATCCTGTGATCCACGCCATGGTCCGCCGTCTCAAGTGCGGGCAGGTCACGGTGAGGAGCAGCATCGAGGCCTTCGAGGGTCCTGGCTTCGCACTTGCCGGGGAGCCGCAGGGCGACTCAGGTTTCGGCGGGGAGACGGGGCTTGATGCCCTGCGCAATTATACAGCAGTCAAGGGCGTCATTCTTGCCGGAGGGCGCTGA
- a CDS encoding serine hydrolase: MKTYLQKRRALLLSGFALVFAAAPAGAREPLTAPPVVATAPATANPLTREDVAAWLDGLLPYAIKQGDIAGGVVSVVKDGHVLFEKGYGYADIASGRRMDPARTIIRPGSITKLFTWTAVMQMVEAGKLDLDVDVNRYLDFKIPPYGGRPITLRDIVTHRTGFAEQIKGLIGRSPASSLGNYLKEHIPARIYPAGTVPAYSNYGSALAAYIVERVSGERFEYYAARHILLPLGMTRSTFVQPVPPAWRPDLATSYRKASEPPRYYEYIGPVPAGGLNTTAEDMARFMIAHLNQGESNGKRIFSAETARAMHAPQSKIFLALNTMAVGFYETTRNGHRSIAHNGGTQFFHSDLHLLVDDNVGLFISLNSTGGEDATKKIHDAFFNGFMDRYFPGKGGSPRDNALSLATARAHAASMRGYWESSRRSGESWLGLADLFNPIWIGSDENGRLTFPFPGRGIVTWTEIAPFVWQSDDGDKMQALTRDGRPAMVGFDAAPPAAFLSVPWWRSPGWLLPALALSLATLISYGLALPIGAVMQRRYGLNRETTAGKRPHRVSKLLSLGLVGAALAYPIVLSRFGDDTDLFSARTDSAVLTLEAGTLALLIAAMAAHLWLSFRAWKLRLSWGFRVVTSLMVMSTGVLWWAAIAFGLINFSLNY; this comes from the coding sequence ATGAAGACGTATCTGCAAAAACGCCGTGCTCTCCTGCTATCAGGATTTGCGCTCGTTTTTGCAGCAGCGCCGGCGGGGGCGCGGGAGCCGCTCACGGCCCCGCCAGTCGTCGCGACCGCTCCCGCCACAGCCAATCCGCTCACTCGCGAGGATGTCGCCGCCTGGCTCGATGGCTTGCTACCCTATGCCATAAAGCAAGGCGACATTGCCGGCGGAGTGGTCAGCGTGGTCAAGGATGGCCATGTCTTATTTGAAAAGGGCTACGGCTATGCCGATATCGCCAGCGGGCGGCGGATGGATCCGGCCCGCACGATCATCCGGCCAGGCTCGATCACGAAGCTATTCACCTGGACTGCGGTGATGCAAATGGTCGAGGCTGGAAAGCTCGACCTGGATGTGGATGTCAACCGCTACCTCGACTTCAAAATTCCCCCTTATGGCGGGCGGCCGATCACGCTGCGCGACATCGTCACTCATCGCACCGGGTTTGCCGAACAGATCAAGGGCCTGATCGGCCGCTCGCCCGCCTCCAGTCTGGGCAACTATTTGAAAGAGCATATCCCAGCGCGAATTTATCCCGCCGGTACAGTCCCGGCCTATTCCAACTATGGCTCGGCGCTTGCTGCCTACATTGTCGAACGCGTGTCCGGCGAGCGTTTCGAGTACTATGCCGCCCGGCACATTTTATTGCCGCTGGGCATGACCCGATCCACCTTCGTCCAGCCCGTTCCGCCGGCCTGGCGCCCGGACCTTGCGACATCATATCGCAAGGCGAGCGAACCGCCGCGATATTATGAATATATCGGGCCGGTGCCCGCCGGTGGTCTCAACACCACCGCGGAGGACATGGCCCGTTTCATGATCGCCCATCTCAATCAGGGCGAATCTAATGGTAAGAGAATTTTCTCGGCCGAAACCGCTCGTGCAATGCATGCGCCGCAAAGCAAGATCTTTCTCGCGCTCAACACCATGGCGGTTGGTTTTTACGAAACGACGCGTAACGGGCATCGTTCCATCGCCCATAATGGAGGCACTCAGTTCTTTCACAGCGACCTTCATCTGCTGGTGGATGACAATGTCGGCCTGTTCATATCGCTCAACAGTACCGGCGGCGAAGATGCCACAAAGAAGATCCATGACGCCTTTTTTAACGGGTTCATGGATCGCTATTTCCCCGGCAAAGGGGGATCACCACGAGATAATGCGCTGTCATTGGCGACGGCGCGCGCCCATGCGGCTTCGATGCGCGGTTATTGGGAGTCCTCGCGCCGATCCGGTGAAAGCTGGCTCGGTCTGGCAGACTTGTTCAATCCGATCTGGATCGGTTCGGATGAGAATGGACGCTTGACCTTTCCCTTTCCTGGACGCGGGATCGTAACTTGGACCGAAATTGCGCCGTTCGTCTGGCAATCGGACGATGGCGACAAAATGCAGGCGCTGACCCGCGATGGCAGGCCGGCGATGGTCGGGTTCGATGCGGCGCCACCCGCCGCATTCCTGTCCGTTCCCTGGTGGCGCTCACCGGGCTGGCTGCTCCCCGCCTTGGCCTTGTCACTAGCAACCCTAATATCGTACGGTCTGGCCCTACCAATCGGTGCCGTCATGCAGCGTCGCTACGGCCTCAATCGGGAGACGACCGCGGGTAAACGCCCTCATCGAGTGTCCAAATTGCTCAGCCTCGGACTTGTCGGCGCAGCGCTGGCATATCCTATCGTGTTGAGCCGTTTCGGGGACGATACCGATTTGTTCTCGGCGCGAACCGACTCGGCCGTTCTAACCTTGGAAGCTGGCACGCTCGCGCTTTTGATCGCGGCAATGGCAGCACACCTCTGGCTTTCCTTCCGTGCATGGAAATTGCGCCTATCATGGGGCTTCAGAGTAGTGACATCGTTGATGGTCATGTCGACAGGTGTCCTTTGGTGGGCAGCTATCGCATTTGGTCTCATCAATTTCAGTTTGAACTACTGA
- a CDS encoding alanine racemase, with translation MTLQLKPDFSADGGLKAFPATLGRVHAREIGGLGLNVLKQEVEFPVAVLKSSALRHNQLWMRAFLARTVASIAPHGKTTMSPELIAMQIADGAWGITAATTAHIRSYQAHGVRRIIHANQLVGKENIRGVFELLAQDTDLDFYTLVDSRAGFDLLAEGLARTPIGRPLQLLLEIGAKNGRTGFRILSDAIALAEDIARDPRFTLAGVECFEGVYTGRSSDHDHQAGSMLDRMVELALQLRDRKLFGISRPIFSGGGSAYFALVARTADEHLKEADFRVVLRSGCYLTHDSEHYRLIHQRLGLEGEVGEPKHGLLAALEVWGCVQSCPEPGLVLVNLGKRDISYDIDLPVPMWTCARGGSEAIPAEQDMRVTALNDQHLFLSVAPESTLAVGDLVGFGISHPCTTFDKWKMMFVVDDAYRVETMISTCF, from the coding sequence ATGACGCTGCAGTTGAAACCCGACTTTTCCGCCGATGGCGGTCTGAAAGCCTTTCCTGCCACTTTGGGCCGCGTCCATGCGCGCGAGATCGGCGGTCTAGGGTTGAATGTGCTGAAGCAGGAGGTGGAGTTTCCTGTCGCGGTGCTCAAATCTTCCGCGCTTCGGCACAACCAGCTCTGGATGCGGGCGTTTCTGGCGCGTACCGTGGCATCGATCGCACCGCACGGCAAGACGACGATGAGCCCCGAACTCATCGCCATGCAGATCGCGGACGGTGCCTGGGGTATCACGGCTGCCACCACGGCACATATTCGTTCCTATCAAGCGCATGGCGTGCGGCGCATCATTCATGCCAACCAGCTGGTGGGAAAAGAGAATATTCGGGGCGTGTTCGAACTGCTCGCCCAGGACACGGATCTGGATTTCTACACGCTCGTCGACTCCCGCGCTGGTTTCGATCTCCTTGCCGAAGGCCTCGCGCGAACGCCGATCGGACGCCCGCTCCAGCTGCTTCTCGAAATTGGGGCCAAGAACGGGCGCACCGGATTTCGCATCCTGAGCGATGCGATTGCGCTTGCTGAGGATATAGCCCGCGATCCTCGTTTTACACTGGCCGGCGTGGAATGCTTCGAAGGCGTCTATACGGGGCGTTCGTCGGATCACGATCATCAGGCCGGGAGCATGTTAGATCGGATGGTCGAGCTCGCTCTGCAGCTGCGCGACCGCAAGCTGTTCGGCATATCCCGGCCGATCTTTTCCGGTGGCGGTTCCGCTTATTTCGCGCTCGTCGCCCGGACAGCGGATGAGCATCTCAAGGAAGCGGATTTCCGGGTCGTGCTGCGCAGTGGCTGCTATCTCACGCATGACAGCGAACATTACCGGCTCATTCATCAGCGGCTTGGCCTGGAAGGGGAAGTCGGTGAGCCGAAACATGGGCTGCTCGCGGCGCTGGAGGTTTGGGGTTGCGTCCAGTCGTGCCCGGAACCGGGATTGGTGCTCGTAAATTTGGGAAAACGCGACATCTCCTATGACATCGATCTGCCTGTGCCCATGTGGACATGTGCGCGCGGCGGATCAGAAGCGATCCCGGCGGAACAGGACATGCGCGTGACAGCGCTCAACGACCAGCACCTCTTCCTGTCGGTTGCGCCAGAATCCACCCTCGCGGTGGGAGATCTTGTCGGCTTCGGCATTTCCCACCCCTGCACCACCTTCGACAAATGGAAGATGATGTTCGTGGTCGACGATGCCTATCGGGTCGAAACAATGATCAGCACCTGCTTCTAA
- a CDS encoding serine hydrolase, protein MFERWNRADQPGLVVGVRHRGQALYRRAFGMASLETGHANHVATAMRIGSTSKHFLALLMLLLEEEGLLDLDASIGDYIPELQGHNAEPTLRQLLQHRGGTRCHIDLGFIGHAMVAPPEGSALAVLRRQTGRNFPPGTATIYNNGGYHLASLAASRVVGAPLAALFKRYLFEPLEMHDTHLAPSDYVMTPGIASLHLPGDGQWRRGLFPSQEVLGEGGIVSTIDDMLTWAAHLQSRNIFGAQRSWDALLDAPAEIDGSPGYYGLGLMQQTYRCVKTIRHSGGVIGGSSDLVCVLGEDLDIIIMSNGAPNASPSVLADQIVDIVLGDVLNVRPANPDPDEYSDWLGHYGCPETGMHYSLVSHGGALCLRILNYAVPYPLAFDTHGQLSTGLTGIGTVRIHCEHGSDGTRSLRVTFAGQHDVCAKQIIDVDAEVPPGVEGAFDSPESGFEVLIERSGKQVTLRVRDQWGSSEFDLVPLGGKWLSMRSSPHSDQFGATLSFPNGWQGDFTLNSARTRNLEFRRLAVRKEQ, encoded by the coding sequence TTGTTCGAGCGCTGGAACCGCGCCGATCAGCCCGGCCTGGTTGTAGGCGTGCGGCATCGCGGCCAAGCATTGTATCGCCGGGCCTTCGGCATGGCGAGCCTGGAGACGGGCCATGCCAACCATGTCGCTACCGCCATGAGGATCGGCTCGACCAGCAAGCATTTCCTCGCGCTGCTGATGCTGCTGCTGGAGGAGGAAGGGCTGCTCGATCTCGATGCGTCGATCGGCGACTATATTCCGGAACTGCAGGGCCATAACGCGGAGCCGACATTGCGGCAGTTGCTGCAGCATCGCGGCGGTACGCGATGTCATATAGACCTTGGGTTCATCGGCCACGCCATGGTCGCGCCTCCAGAGGGAAGTGCTCTGGCGGTCCTGCGACGGCAAACAGGCCGCAACTTTCCGCCGGGCACTGCCACGATCTACAACAATGGCGGCTATCATCTCGCGTCGCTCGCTGCGTCACGCGTGGTGGGGGCGCCGTTGGCGGCGCTATTCAAGCGCTATTTGTTCGAGCCTTTGGAGATGCATGACACCCATCTCGCACCGAGCGACTATGTCATGACGCCCGGCATCGCCAGCCTTCATCTGCCCGGCGATGGTCAATGGCGGCGCGGACTATTTCCGTCACAGGAGGTGTTGGGCGAGGGCGGGATTGTGTCGACCATCGACGACATGCTGACATGGGCGGCACATCTGCAGTCACGAAATATCTTCGGCGCGCAGCGAAGCTGGGACGCGCTGCTGGATGCGCCGGCGGAGATCGATGGCTCGCCTGGCTATTACGGGCTTGGCCTGATGCAGCAGACCTATCGCTGCGTGAAGACGATCCGCCACTCGGGCGGCGTGATCGGGGGTTCGTCAGACCTTGTATGCGTCCTCGGTGAAGACCTTGATATCATCATCATGAGCAACGGCGCGCCCAACGCGTCGCCTTCCGTCCTTGCGGACCAGATAGTCGATATAGTGCTGGGCGATGTGCTGAACGTGCGGCCAGCCAACCCCGATCCGGATGAATATAGCGATTGGCTAGGCCATTATGGCTGCCCTGAAACAGGCATGCATTATAGCCTTGTGAGCCATGGTGGCGCGCTTTGCCTGCGGATTTTGAACTACGCCGTTCCATACCCGCTTGCCTTCGATACCCATGGCCAACTGTCCACCGGTTTGACCGGGATCGGCACGGTTCGAATTCATTGTGAGCATGGAAGTGATGGCACCCGCTCGCTGCGGGTCACTTTCGCGGGGCAGCACGATGTTTGCGCGAAGCAGATCATCGATGTCGATGCAGAGGTGCCGCCGGGCGTCGAAGGCGCGTTCGACAGCCCGGAGAGTGGCTTTGAAGTGCTGATCGAACGGTCCGGCAAGCAGGTGACGCTGCGCGTGCGCGACCAATGGGGGAGCAGCGAGTTCGATCTTGTCCCATTGGGCGGGAAGTGGCTTTCCATGCGCAGCAGCCCGCATTCCGATCAGTTCGGAGCAACACTATCGTTTCCAAATGGCTGGCAAGGCGACTTCACGCTCAATTCGGCGCGGACAAGAAACCTTGAATTCCGGCGGCTCGCGGTAAGGAAAGAGCAATGA
- the speB gene encoding agmatinase: MNLPFVGICTFGKSPYVQDWSRIDADVAILGAPFDAGTQYRAGARFGPRSVREASTLFSFGHAGAYDHEDDRIYLGSDVRMVDIGDADIIHTDTLQSHANIKKGVEAILDAGALPIVIGGDHSVNIPCIDAYERRDSFHIFHIDAHLDFVDERHGVRFGHGNPLRRAAEKPYVTGLTQVGIRNVSSTAKDGYEEARAMGSDIISVRQMRALGPEAVIARIPEGARVYVTLDIDGFCPSIAPGTGTPSHGGFLYYEVLEMLQHLANRHHIVGMDLVEVAPDYDATGSTSILAAQTLLNFLGFIFGARAERNPL, encoded by the coding sequence TTGAACCTGCCCTTCGTCGGCATCTGCACCTTCGGAAAAAGCCCGTATGTGCAGGACTGGTCCCGGATCGATGCCGATGTCGCCATCCTCGGCGCGCCATTCGACGCCGGCACGCAATATCGTGCTGGCGCCCGGTTCGGACCGCGATCGGTGCGGGAAGCGTCCACGCTGTTCAGCTTCGGGCATGCGGGCGCATATGACCACGAGGACGACCGCATCTACCTTGGGTCAGACGTCCGGATGGTCGATATCGGGGATGCCGATATCATTCATACCGACACGCTTCAAAGCCACGCCAATATCAAAAAGGGCGTCGAGGCAATCCTGGACGCCGGCGCCCTACCAATCGTGATCGGCGGGGATCATTCGGTCAACATTCCCTGCATCGACGCCTATGAGCGCCGTGACAGCTTTCACATCTTCCATATCGATGCCCATCTCGATTTCGTGGATGAGCGCCATGGCGTACGCTTTGGCCACGGCAATCCACTGCGGCGGGCCGCGGAGAAGCCCTATGTCACGGGCCTGACCCAAGTGGGAATCCGCAACGTCTCCTCTACCGCAAAGGATGGGTATGAGGAGGCCCGGGCGATGGGTTCGGACATTATTTCGGTCCGCCAGATGCGCGCCTTGGGACCGGAAGCTGTCATCGCGCGCATTCCCGAAGGCGCGCGGGTTTACGTAACGCTGGATATTGACGGTTTCTGCCCGTCAATCGCGCCCGGCACAGGCACGCCGAGCCACGGCGGCTTCCTCTACTATGAAGTGCTTGAAATGCTCCAGCACCTCGCTAACCGGCACCACATCGTCGGAATGGACCTCGTCGAGGTGGCACCCGATTATGACGCCACGGGCAGCACATCGATTTTGGCCGCGCAGACCTTGCTGAATTTCCTCGGTTTCATATTCGGCGCGCGAGCCGAAAGGAACCCGTTATAG